GGTCTCCCTCCTCTCCAGGTTGGTGCTGCAGTAGTCCCTCATCACCACAGAGAAGCAGAGGCCGATCGCAGCCACAGCCAAAATGGTGTGGAGTGCAGGACAGAGCCTGCTGAGTTCCCTTCCCAGCAGCCTTGGTCGTtggctgtgaaaaaaatataatcctcTCCTTCTACAATAGGGAAAATATCTCAGGCAGGAGCTGTGAATAATTTGATATCTCATCATGACAACAGTTCATACCAGAACCTAGTGAATGACATAGAAAGGAAAGATCTTAgacagttattattatttttctttccatgataGTTTTAGCTGAATCATGAAGGAATTTGAAACATTGTGGGGAGTGCACTAAAAACAGAAGATGAGCTAAAAGGATTTGGCAGTACTTAAATGCATTTCAGTTCTTCCCCAGACTATGATGCAGTCTATAGAAAATGCAAACACATTTTGCCTGGAGACATCTAGTGCTGCAAATTAGGTGTAAGAGTAAGCTGATGCAGTAATCCTGAAAGGCTATATCCGACTGCTCACTGAAATATGCCTCTtctactatttaaaaaaatacttttattgtTGTAATGCACGTAAAGACAGCTGGGCAGCCAGCTCCAGTGCAGTGCAAAGAGGAGAGCGGCCGAGGCAGGCACCTCCACGCTACAGGCCTGGAGGGCCGCTCCCTGCTAGGCCTGTCCCTGCGGCCTGGCAGTCCGTTAGGGACCTGTCCCTCTGTCCTGTCCTGCCCTTGCTGTCTGGttcccttcccagcctgacaAGGAGCAGCTTTGTTGCTTCATTTCTTCAAGCGGCTGTTGAGCTTGTTTCTCAGATACTATTGCTAGCAACAACTTCAAGACATGATTCCTTTAGACAGCAATGTCCAGCAGTCGAGAGCTGAACCACCTCTATCAGCCTGTCAGCCATTTACTGCTGTAACATTCTTTCACTATCTGAACGTGACCTGACTTTACCATTAGTGAAAGAAATTTTAAGCTTTTGTAATTAGAACTATAGCGCCAGTAATCCTATAGCTGTAATTGTAACATAATTTAATACACTAAGTTTCATAGATATCTACAATAGATGGCTTGTCTGTGATAGACATCTACAAGTTAATGGCATGTCTGCTCATGAAGGTCTTGTGAGACTGTATAATTAGACTGTCCTGAAAACCTCCCCCAACCCTGATTGTCCTTAGTGAAAGCTGCGTGGGCCTCTCTTCCTTCACTGTCAGCTCTGAGCTGTGCCAGCAGAACTGCTGCAGTTGTGCTCTGCCTCTAATTGTCTATCTATATGAAGCACATTGTGATTAGTCTTTGTAGGAGCAGTGAAGGTTTAAAAACAATCTTAAGAAACACTGAGTGTCATTGTTCGGTGTGTCTCTTTCATTTGCTGTGGTAAGTAGAACTAAGGTGAACATTTCACCTTAATActaaaaatattccaaaatcAGCTTGAGAGAGCCTAAGATAACCTGCCTAAGATAACCTAAGAACCTAAGATAACCTAAGATCTCAGGCCCTGCGTCAAGCAGCATGTCAGAACAGGTATCTCCAGAAGTCCTCTCCATCTAAGACTTTTCTGCAGTTCTACAATTCTAAGTTAATGCACTTGAACTATCACAATAAATCTGACAGGAAAATCACCATCAATGAGACATTCCCTGAGCAGATTTACGCTGGACTCCAACGATCGTATATAGTCTGTCCTATCAGATGCTATCTGATAGGAGTTCCTATCTATTCTACTCATCAAAAAACAGGTGGATGCTACCTGTTACACAGCTCAGTGAAGGAAAGCTTTCTACTACATTGCAGTTCCAGTTGTACAGTTGCATTAATCAAGGGAGACATCTCTGGACAGGGGGGTATACTGGCAAATTAAATGGCTGCAGCTTTAAGAAAAGATGTGGGAAGACAGCATCAGTATAAattaattgctttcttttttttatttttatttttattttttatttagccTCTCAGGAAAAGAACAATTCTTTCAGATTCAGAGATACTTGAAGAATATTATATGCGTAATTCACTTTTGTAATGTGGtgttttttcagtgaaaagaaCATCCACAGACTCAGTCACTCAAGTGATCCTTTTCAGTCCCTTGCTTTAATGGATCTATGGAAAAGTTATAACTAAAATTGGTTCCAGTTTATGAGTGGTGGCTTTGCAAACTTCAGCTTTATATAAGTCCAGGGATCAACTCTTGTGAGAAAAGCAACACAGCAGAATATGAAGCCTGTTATTTTTGGTAGGGTGTGCAGTGCTGAGCTCCATGTCTCTGTTCTGATCTCTGAACATCTGCTGTAAGCCACGGCTTTCTCATAGCTCTCAAAAATGGTTTGTTCCAACCAACACAAAGCATCAAGCAAGTTGTCAGTTAAGTAACTGGCATTTTTTCCAGCTACTTGCCATCAACTAGAAGCCACTGTGGTACAAAGGAGTTTTAATTTGGATGATGAGAGAAATTTCAGCCCTCACTGTGAGTTATTTTTGATCATTGAGTCAAACAGGCCTTTAACATCTAGTATATTCTCACCTTCTGGGTTAGACGTTTTTCATATACTAACTGGCTTGTGCATTTGCCTCTGTTCAGAAATATCCCGGTATTCTGATAATGTGTTAACTATTTTCATTTGTATGAATCCAAACCTTGACTTTCAGGTTTATTCTGCTGTGCACAGCCTCTGCATTATTTTTACACATTATCCCTACTCCTTCCCCCGCCTTCCCTACTGGCACAGATGGAGAAATACTCAGTGGCTTTAGAATAAATCTGTGATGAACTGTGAAAATCCTTGATCCTTTCAGTGGCCTGGACCAGAAGTGTGTTTTCAAATTCCTTTGAGTTTTGGTTTCAGAGCCTCAGCTCTGAATTCTGCTGCTTGTCTGTTTCCTTACTGCAGTCTGTCAGGGCAGGCTCAAGTTACTCTTCTCTGTGCATTTTACCTGTTTGCTCTTCATCCTGACTGGTTGTAGTTCTACTGAGAGTGTTCACAGGTCTTCCAAAAAGCTGATGAAAATTCACTTGTTCTCTACAGCTAGCCTTATCCCAGATTAATCTGTCTCTTCGAAGTGCCATACCAGTCAGGACttgccttgttttctttctttccaattGTTTGTAGTGGTTACCAGGAGATTGATCCAATGCTCTTTGGCTGTGGGCTTAGAGCTGTGCTTACAGCATAGTCCTTTGACCTGTCTACAGCATTGTCTGTCCAGGGACGCAGCTTTAGCATCAAGAGTACCTTTGCTGCaagagctctgctgtgctgctttgcaGTGGTCAGGAGCTCTGAGCAAATGGGTAGGTTATGTTAATGGTCACTGTATATTGTTTCATATACTTCTCATTAAGATgaaattaaaagtgaaaatcAAGCAGATTCACCAGAATGTTACTGGTATGATTGACCGATTTATTTTCCTGGTCTTAAAAGAAGGTACAGATTTTGTACCCCAAAGTAGGATTTGGGACTCTGAATTTTAGCCTTCTAAAAGCAAAGTGACTAGGCTGAGCCATCTTTACTTTTTCTAGGGTTGACAGAGACAAAATGTCATCTCCAGTAGATGCTATATTGCACTTAAGTGGGACAGAACGAAACATGCTCTGATGTGTCAAGCTGTCGGGAGCCCAGATTGCTGGCTTAAATGCACTGAACTTCTCAGTGTCTGAAGTTATCTAAGATGGATCCTACCAGAAGAGTTTGCAGTCTAAATATGAACTAGCCTAAGGTGCAAACTGCACTTAGCACGCCAGATATGCTTCAAGAAAGTGTAGGCATCTATGTAGCATCGTCATCAAAAAATCTTCCTGGAAGAGGTTTAGAAAAGGATTTGGAAGAGCAAAGGCGGTTGTGTGATACGTGAGAAGAGGAGAGCAGTTCTGGCACACTGTAACAGAGACGGAATTATTGCATCCACCCCTCCAGCTACCTCCACCCCCAAAATCTGAAAACTTCCTGATTTGTGTTCATCAATAATTAAGAGCCCATCAGCAATACTCAGAGGGAGCTTGCATTGCACTTCTGAGCAGCCAGATAGTAATGTACGGTGGAGAGATCCTCTCTTTCAAATCCCAGGGCTCCAGGCCATGCAATGCTAGTATTGCGTTTTCAATTAGCTTCTGAGTGAATGCTTGGCATATGCAGAAGTGAACTGGTGCACAATTAGCTTATTGTTCCTTTTAGCTTTGTGCTGAGAGGATCTGAAGGACTGGagaagagaggggagaggggagtggggaaaaaatagtcaAGCCAGCGGCATCTCTGTGGATGTGGAATAAGGGAGCTGCTCAGCTCACACAGATCCACTTGCTAAGTCGGGAATTACAGCTGTTACTGAAGAGCACACAGCGTGGCTTTAGGGAGGGCGCCGGGGAGAGCCGCAGAACGAGGCTCTGTTCTGAGGCGTTCCAGGCTCTGCTTTCGCCTGcctcacctcagcattgcgatgGAGCCCAACAGCCCCAAAAAGATCCAGTTTGCTGTGCCGCTGTTTCAGAGTCAAATAGATCCCGAAGCAGCTGAGCAGGTAAGCAGACAAGTTTCTGTCACGGTTTTGAGGGAAAGGGGTAGAATGGGTGCAAGATGTAGGGTGGTAACAGGTCATACTTATGGCCTAAATGCTTTTCCAACTTACATTAGCTTAACTACAGACCAAATGTTCTGGAAGTTACAGCACTGTCTGGATACATGCAAAAAGAGAGTTGGATATATCCTCCAGACAGAATAAGCCTTCTTTATCTTGGGTAGGTTTATTCAGTAtgtattttctgtgctgttcctgTAACTGGACTTTGTGCTCTAATGCATACGCTCCACTTGAATACACATTCTCAATAAACTtaagaagattatttttatataaagcaAAACATGAAGTTTATAATAAGTACCTAATGAGACATATTGCACAGTCCAGTTAGAAGACAGCTTATTTACCATTCATTTTAACATGATAAAATGAGTTACATTTTGCACAATTTATCCTTTCAGTTATATCCTGTATTTTACATGATTAGTATATCTTATTTATATCAttgttaaaatgttttacatattttaaaaatacatacataagtGTAGAAATATGTCTGGATGTAGAATTGTATGTATGAGATTAATATGTATACTATTTTAGGTTTTGACTCCCATACACGTACACagatatatgtaatatatataaaacaatacAGCAGTCTGTGgaggaaatttgtttttctgtacacGTGGTTATTATGTACAGCTATGCATAGATGTACATAAAGAAGAACAAACATAAGCTTAGGAGAAAATCTGGATAAATTGTAATTAGGTCACCCAGTATATTTCTCTCAGTGCAAGTACTTCTCGACATTTGCTTCTATTTTTGTAAGTCTAGTTTTAGATGATACCAGGGGACTTGCATAACCTTGACAGTTCTGTGTTAACGACAAAAGTATTGGCACCTTTAGGACAGGTGTCTTGTTTCCTGAATATTCTGATGTGAGCCTTTGCCAGAAAGCGATGGCTTGTGAGTGACCACTGAATGAAGAAGTACTAGAAGGGTGAAGGAGAGAATTGCTGCAGGTCTTCATTTTGTCCATTGGTACTTCTGAACTATAAGATGTCCGTGCCTTATGAAAAGTCCTGCATTGAATTCAAGCAGGctgtgttctgattttttttttttctgaaatctgtaAGAATCATACTATTTGGATTTCACTGGATTCCCATGGCTTTTGAAATGCTGTGCCACAAATTCTGCCTAGATTTTAAGGGTAATCATTTCGTTGTTGTTGCGAGTTTAATTCCAAATGCTATTCATTTATGCTGTGGAGGTGTGatgaaattaaattagtaaATACTGCTGTCAGATACATTTACTCTAATCTGGAATAACCCCATTAAACCTGATGATGTAATTTTCCATTTACACCtctgaaagcaaaatttgaaCCCAGCTCACTACAGAGCtcagcaattaaaaaagaacaaatgcacTGACATTGAGCACTTGTGTCAGTGTGGTTTCTAGCTGAAATACCCAGTCTCTCTCTTGAATTCAATAGAATATTGATAGCCTGGAAGTTTTAGTGTAGCAACTTTCAATGCAAATATGTCCATTATAGAAGGGTAGTCCAATATCATGTAGTTCAATCAGTGttaatggaacaaaaaaaagcttagtCAAATAAGCTTTGAATAAGAAGAACTGCATACGATTTCTATTCAGAAATACATATTGATAGGTAAATATCTAAGCTAGTGCTATTTGGAAACATTCTTTTTAAAGTCTTgactattattttctttagtcAAAGAACAACAACACCACTTTTGGCTACAGTTTAGAAATATAAATTCATCAGAAAACACATATACAATGTCAGCTCTCAAGtgtgcttcaaaaaaaaaatcatattcatAATTGCTTGTGAGAGCTATAACAGCAGTAGCTATTTGAATATATAAGTTCGCAAActactgcagttattttcctgaaacaaaGCTAAATACCAATATTTTAAGATATAACCAAAACATATCAGCAATGAATGTCCAAAAACTTATTCAAGAAGGATCTTCCCTGTGTTTTCCATATACAAGCATCAGCATGACCCTGATCACTGTCAGTCCAGAAGAGCAGTCAGAAAGACAGCAATGTGCTGCtgttcctttaaatattttcttttttaactttgcCTGGTTTAGAGTCAGGAGGACATCAGATggcttgtttgctttgctttgagtGTGGGGTGATTGGTGGGCCCTGATGACTCTCCTTGTTTTGTGCACGTTACAGATCAGGAAAAGAAGGCCTACGCCAGCATCACTCGTCATCATGAATGATCATGTGCCCCCGGGTAAGTGCCAGCATACTTTCTAAACTATTGAATTTGTTTATTTGGGATTGTCTGCAAAATGGTTAGTTAATGAACTACATGATTTTAAAAACCCAGCAGTAATttcaaaatactaaatattaaataatggACCATAGAACAGTTTGGAGTAAAAAACATGAATCTATGTAAATCTTGGCCTCCAGATGATGGcaattatttcagtattttatacTTCCCTATGTTTTGTTGTATGTACAAGGAGAGTAAACATGATCCTTAAGACATAATAAGAGTCCTTAAGACATAATTTGAGCCCTTAAGACAGAATTTGAAACACATTACCTACTTTACTTCACATCAAACTTTTATCTTATATAGCCCTCTGCAACATTATTTTCCTGCCTTATCTCTTCATTCTTTATAAAGCAGTTCAGGCTTTTTCTCACTGATGTATCTTTTAGATCATTGCTGTATGCACTGGTATCTCAGTAAAATTAAACCATCTTAGCTCTACTGGGATCTCCTCTTGCTGCAGTGTGCTGATGCTCTCCCAATCTGATTAATGTCACCAGTAGCTGAAATTCCTGAGAAATGTGCTGAGAGAAGCATTTAAAGAACCCTGCTCTTGAGGTTGAGATCATTGCAGCATAGCTCAGATTAGGGATGTTCAAGCATGGCATATGGTTAAGGTAATATTATTTTGACACTGCAAGTGGCCCATGCATTTGCTGCAGGGCTAATGCTGATCCCAGTTTGGAGAGTAGTGTTCTGGCCCATGTTTCAGGCAGTTCAGCTCTCAGTAATGATGCATGAAAGATCTACCTCAGACCGACTTTCCTTAGGTTAATGGGATACAGTGCCTGTGTTGCTAGGACTTAATTTAAAGCAAACTCACCTTGACTGATAATCTCTTTTGCAATTCACTTTGTACAGTTTGTACTGTCATATTTCCTTTTATAAACAGATACTTGGTAGAGTAccaaatcaaaaccaaacagagaATAAGAACTCTTTTTAATTTACAGGAAATTTTAGTGTAAACAAAGTGGTGCATGTCTGTTATCTCCTTTCCTGCAATGTTCAtaataaatctttaaataaatcatttttattatcaGTTAGGATTGCTGCAAGTATCAGTAAACTTCCACGTAAACCCAAGAGCTAGTATTCGTCCTTTTCACCTATGTTTATTCATGGATATGTTATCCCCTCTTATTAGGTACTGGAAAACCAGTATTGAAGAAAGTTCTTTGGTTAGATTAAAatgttgtctttttatttttttttagttttatacagagtaagacaaaaataacaaaattataagcaccttcattttcctttcccccttcaCGTCATTTCTGCATGAGTATGTGCATATGTGTTTCCATATGGCATGCTTGATATGGGCAAGTGTTTTGAAAGGAGCATGCACATGTAGCTATGTAAACCCACTGAATACAAGATCCACAAAGCCAAATTGGAAAGTCAGATTATAGATTTGCAATGGGAGTATGAAtcataaataaattcattacgGGTGTGATCTTGCAAGGTGCCAGGCAACTTCTGAAATTATTGTATACCTTCAACTTTCAGAGGAGTCAGCAAGTCCTAGAGACTCTTGCCAACTTGCAGATTAAACTCCTACTGCTAGTTTGCTACTCGATTTTGAATAGAGTTCAATGATATAACAAATAATGATTCATCTCCAAACAATGGTTAATTCTTTAATGCTTGTGTTTACAGTCAATAAAATAACAGTAGTAAGGGTGAAAACTTGACACTACCacaattttcattaaaagcatGATTCTCTAACTATATGAGGAAAAATGAGCAACAGAGAATTGAAGTGATATTTTCAAAGATAACTATTAAATTAGAACTGGACTAAACTAGAACCCTGTCTCTTTATTTTTGCCCACTGAAGTACTTCAGTTCCCTCATTAGGAACAGATAGTGAAGTATATGCTTCCAAGGGCATGAAATGCATGACCCAGTGCAATTCTAAATGTTCAGATGCCCATGCAAAGTTTACTCAAATTAtctaaacttcttttattttgaaaatcagaGAAAGGCATTTTCTAAGAATCAGACTTTTCTATAGCCTTCTGTTGCATCTGCTCTTGATTGCAGCATgaaaaaagtagcatttttgtGGTATTCTGGCATTCTGGATATAGACCCATCTGGAAACCAGAAGGGAGTAAAATGATTTTGGACATTTCAAAACTTTATAATAAATTAAGTTTGAGTTGTGCCATACATAGATCTAAAACAGTCACTTTCCTCTAAGTCTTCTCATCCAGCCCTGATGTCTACAACAGATTTGAGAGGAATCTGTCTTCACGTATGTAGGTAAGGACCATTATACTATAAAGTGAAGATGGAATGGCTACTAAGGATAAGtaatttaaaacagcatttgGAGATGACAACTACTTCAAAACTTTGAGAGTCcccttggcttccctgcccaaGGAGACAGTAAATGCCAGACCACACTAAATGATTTACAAGCAGGTGGTAGATGTGACTGCAGAAGCAAATATCAAGACCATAGTATCATTGATTGGTGCATTTGTTTCTGCTTACTGTGGTTGGCATCATATATAATTTCAATCACAGACagcaaaagagaaatttaaataGTGACAGTATCAATAATGATTGCAGTGGACATCATGGGCTTCTGAAGCAACAtagtgatgaaaaaaaaactcaacTTTTTCTGTATGTGTTCTGTAAAGTGCTTTATTGTGGATTATGTCACATCTCAGCAGAGAAGTTAGCACTAGAAAAATTGAGACTCAAGTTATGAAGTGATTCACCTTAAGAGTGATTGTTGCCATCAAttgagctgtatttttttctgagaatctGATATTTGATTTCATAATATCTAATTGGTTTTACTATTATTTGAAATTACAAGACCGTTTTACTATCTGTGAGAGCAGAGCCTAATTTTAGTGGGCAGAACTACAGAAACTTGCAGTGTCTCATCCTAAGCAGCATGACTGTATAGATTACTGAGGAAACCCAGTCATATCCTGCTATAGCAACAGTTGCACAATCCCTATCCTTTAAAAAAGGGATGTAAGCATGTGGTTAGTTTTAAAGACACTTTTACCTGTCATGCTGCAGAAGAGCTTAATCCAAAAATTGCTAAAAGCTCTCctgcttcctctttctcttgcaGTATCATTGAAGccaacagaaactgaaaattacATACCTGGAAAGCAACCTTTTCTTTAATGCCATAATACACTCACGATCTCCTGTCTCCTTACCAAGTATAGGAGAATATTTATGAAAATCAGTTCTTACTATCTGAAATACAGGTCTATCCATGCTTTAAACCAGCAGTGTCATACTGCAATGGTTCGTATGAAAGCTGGTAGTAATGTAGAGTAATGACAGCTGAAGGAGGAAAACATCAGACCACAGCTCAGGTTTAATGCCATTAGTGCTCACTTTGATCAGAAAACAATGCCAACGTTCCTGTATGGACTGGCTTTGTCACAGAGCCAAGGCAACATCAAACAGTCTAGCTGGCAGGGTCTGCTCAGCTCATGTCAGAGTGTTCAGTCTTCTTGAAATACTAGAATATGGGTAAACATTAGaataaattctgtgtttctgagctTTCTATGTATTTGCTGTTTGCAACTCTCCTTTCTACTCAGTTGCATGTTTTGGCTTCCTTCCTTGTAATGTAAATGTTACTTAGTGTttggaaataagaaaaacatagCAATGTGTTTTGATAATTCTTCAGAGCTGCCTTTTTGTATTTGGCAAATCTCATTTCAAGGTAGAAAAGGTAACTTGTAAGAAAGCTGTACCCATATCCAGATAAGGAACTTGCTTGCAGTCTGTATTTGAGCATTAGcaatttttctgttgtgttccCCACTGACTTTTGGTTGTCTGGACAGGGACTCATACCACCTAGTTCAGTGCAGGATCTCCAGAGCTCTGGTAAGATGCCTCAAGGGCAGGGTCAGTATTTAGTACAGCTGCAAACAATGCAGTTGGATGGGTAGTGAGAGTAAGAATGGCCCTTACACCTGCTACAGTCCCATGACAACCCAAAGCAGATtaggttgttgttgttgttttttttgtgtgaggggtgtgtgtgtgtgttttttttaaatgctaaatTGGTTCTAGACACTCCCAGGCTATCCCTGCATAATAAATCTTATTGCCATGTATAGCT
The sequence above is drawn from the Anas platyrhynchos isolate ZD024472 breed Pekin duck chromosome 7, IASCAAS_PekinDuck_T2T, whole genome shotgun sequence genome and encodes:
- the PPP1R1C gene encoding LOW QUALITY PROTEIN: protein phosphatase 1 regulatory subunit 1C (The sequence of the model RefSeq protein was modified relative to this genomic sequence to represent the inferred CDS: deleted 1 base in 1 codon); translated protein: MWNKGAAQLTQIHLLSRELQLLLKSTQRGFREGAGRAAERGSVLRRSRLCFRLPHLSIAMEPNSPKKIQFAVPLFQSQIDPEAAEQIRKRRPTPASLVIMNDHVPPEKDEKRTNISQAESQSASPKQRKQSVYTPPALKGIKHLKSQSDSAFPEEEEGISEREEEWDH